A window of Solea senegalensis isolate Sse05_10M linkage group LG20, IFAPA_SoseM_1, whole genome shotgun sequence contains these coding sequences:
- the znf865 gene encoding zinc finger protein 865 has product MFQFSKYPMDILEMLSGHQAHQFKGLGLERQLSHQQQVQLQHQQQLQQQHQPSADSSGSLLSGLGLGSLQSSRSNAFADSSSLFAKMSAPPPSISHQSQSSSSSHSSRKSSKMSSSSSSGSGSSASGYPQFLRPFHPAEAALAQEQLHSGMGRFDFGGSSSGGGAGVIGGVVTPAPPPPPLHPGLSVPQPSTGPSSSGSPATSASNNPPSSTAVPLVGQSDPRSLHQQFSCMLAANQYFLSGVPTNSSLEQFLVQQGTHNHLGLGLSQGTTESNSALAPPPALHSSHSHSHSAPQPQQQQQQLASHALSHPHSHAHHPHPLHPAPQPAPLSSFDFQGIPVLSSNQIASLMQQEAGLPLPLPLHLSLSKEDSSKSIDSSSTSTSSGGSRRKKAMAGYLPQRKSDSSSHSSSSSSVSNCHSSSSSGHSQSSSSGLVGGGSGSVGISGIVSEQQHSSLLSSSSQRSSSTVSSSSSAPPSSNSTSVLVANGSQQLSKNRESHRNGSSGQPEPEPLYHCGECGKTFTHLSSLRRHLRSHGLTPESQSRKSDCNSPSPERIFCCGECGKRFKKRGHLIQHSVTHSENRPFACTVCQKSFNRRESLTRHEKIHDDKPFRCPACGRCFRESTSLLNHAASGACGKPPRSSKNRASPSGSGSSNPSSSSKMGSSGDRVGISNNGAAMTNDKYSSDYSRSRYQNQSSYNSGVDIYRRSQSSLYSPGSTLASEMANQTLRKAPLAPTLHPHPQSQQQHHHPQQQPHLPLSSLLDDSEDEVTSSAMSAIAAAAAASCDINTEGRDGERRDIIGGLLGGLGFGNLGGPSSTLNGSTMPLTHPSHPHTKPRRTRKPREKRDPSSIIRRRRSPAPPGDGSERPYGCQICGKRFRRAETLRRHNRVHTGEKPHSCDVCGKMFREPFHLTKHLTVHSGQKNYKCNLCGKMFAYAQSLVRHGKLHRKGEIDSQGRRVKGAAAAAISQVTNSGNSDYFSSCSQGEKSPTSGTPSQRLYTCTVCWKSFRHYFHMTAHQQTVHGGIIGREKSFRCDVCGKAFAYSNSLVRHKLSQHGIDRSGQRVNQSQPAGFSPLFYDAGSGSSYTGSSHMQQGALGGQPPPLPLQQQQQQQQQQQQQQQQQQQQQLQHPFHYRSKNYQKRHGLTRKHRKKKRRVVIHSIMRDGKLVGFPLSKDTRKKLSVLKRKRGRLQAQIKKKKLLAQLRMKGGMMRVRSWSGGAVKVSGLTSLDIQIKRFPCPICPSTMYAKQGSLLVHHAIRHPPRKSGRHARLRCQVCGRRTSSLHKALKHRGQHLKQAAFQCHRCRHRFWNSGLLVRHMFSCRGSSSGSWEMMTIKSPSSHSQSDKEPSPLRLAVPVLVQPGRSTVLTEYSQ; this is encoded by the coding sequence ATGTTCCAGTTCAGCAAGTATCCCATGGACATTTTAGAAATGCTGAGTGGTCACCAAGCCCATCAGTTCAAAGGCCTTGGATTAGAACGACAACTGAGCCACCAACAGCAGGTCcagctgcagcatcagcagcagctgcagcagcagcaccagcccTCTGCTGACTCATCTGGAAGCCTCCTGTCCGGCCTCGGACTCGGGTCCCTCCAGAGCTCCCGCAGCAATGCCTTCGCCGACTCCTCGTCGTTATTTGCCAAAATGAGTGCCCCGCCCCCATCCATCTCCCATCAGAGccagtcctcctcctcgtctcacAGCTCCAGGAAGTCGAGTaagatgagcagcagcagcagcagcggcagtggGAGCTCCGCATCAGGTTATCCACAGTTTCTGCGGCCTTTTCACCCGGCTGAGGCTGCGCTAGCACAGGAGCAGCTCCACTCTGGAATGGGACGTTTTGACTTTGGGgggagcagcagtggaggaggTGCAGGGGTCATCGGGGGCGTGGTTACACCTgcgcctccacctccaccactgcATCCAGGTCTCTCTGTCCCCCAGCCTTCCACTGGTCCCTCCTCCTCGGGCTCTCCTGCCACCTCTGCCTCCAACAACCCTCCCAGCAGCACTGCAGTCCCTTTAGTCGGCCAGTCCGATCCCCGCAGCCTCCACCAGCAATTCAGCTGCATGCTGGCTGCCAACCAGTACTTCCTGTCCGGAGTTCCTACCAACAGCAGCCTGGAGCAGTTCCTTGTCCAGCAAGGCACTCACAACCACCTGGGCTTGGGCCTCAGCCAAGGGACCACTGAGTCAAACTCGGCCCTGGCCCCTCCCCCCGCCCTCCACTCCtcccacagccacagccactcGGCTCCacagcctcagcagcagcagcagcagctggcgTCTCACGCCTTATCACATCCACACAGCCACGCTCACCACCCACACCCTCTCCACCCGGCACCACAGCCCGCCCCACTGAGCAGCTTTGATTTTCAAGGTATTCCAGTCCTTTCCTCAAACCAGATAGCCTCGTTAATGCAGCAAGAAGCCGGCCTCCCCCTCCCACTCCCTCTCCACCTGTCCCTCTCCAAAGAAGATTCATCAAAGTCCATTGACAGCTCTTCCACGTCTACTTCCAgtggaggaagcaggagaaaGAAAGCAATGGCAGGCTATCTGCCGCAGAGGAAATCGGACAgtagcagccacagcagcagcagcagcagcgtcagcaactgtcacagcagcagctcgaGTGGCCACAGTCAGAGTTCCTCATCAGGTCTTGTGGGAGGAGGATCTGGGAGTGTTGGTATAAGTGGCATCGTAAGCGAGCAGCAgcactcctccctcctctcctcgtcCTCACAGCGGTCTTCCTCCacagtctcctcctcttcctccgccCCACCTTCCTCAAACTCCACCTCTGTGCTTGTAGCCAACGGTAGCCAGCAGTTGTCCAAAAACCGTGAAAGTCACAGGAACGGTTCGTCCGGCCAGCCCGAACCTGAACCCCTCTACCACTGTGGTGAGTGTGGTAAAACCTTCACCCACCTCTCCAGCCTTCGACGGCATCTCCGCAGCCACGGCCTGACACCAGAAAGCCAAAGCAGAAAGTCAGACTGTAACTCACCAAGCCCTGAGAGGATATTTTGCTGTGGTGAGTGTGGAAAAAGGTTTAAGAAAAGGGGTCACCTCATCCAACACAGTGTCACCCACTCAGAAAACCGTCCGTTTGCCTGCACCGTCTGCCAGAAGTCCTTCAACCGCAGAGAGTCGCTAACGAGACATGAAAAGATCCACGACGACAAGCCTTTCCGCTGCCCGGCGTGCGGGCGGTGTTTCCGTGAGAGCACCTCCCTTCTCAACCATGCAGCTTCTGGTGCCTGCGGCAAACCTCCCCGGAGTTCAAAAAACCGGGCCTCCCCCAGTGGAAGTGGATCATCCAAcccgagcagcagcagtaaaatgGGGAGCAGCGGCGACAGAGTAGGCATTTCAAACAACGGCGCGGCAATGACCAACGACAAGTACTCGAGTGATTATTCCAGAAGTCGCTACCAGAACCAGTCGTCCTACAACAGCGGTGTCGACATCTACAGGCGATCGCAGTCTTCTCTGTACTCCCCAGGGAGTACGCTAGCCAGTGAGATGGCCAACCAAACTCTCCGAAAGGCCCCTTTAGCTCCAACTCTTCACCCTCACCCTCAAAGTCAGCAACAGCACCACcacccacagcagcagccacaccTCCCCCTCTCATCACTATTGGATGATTCGGAGGACGAAGTCACCAGCAGTGCAATGTCGGCcatcgccgccgccgccgctgcttcCTGCGATATAAACACTGAGGGCCGGGATGGAGAGAGGCGGGACATCATCGGAGGCCTGCTGGGGGGGTTGGGGTTTGGTAACTTGGGGGGACCGTCATCCACCCTCAACGGTTCCACCATGCCTTTAACCCACCCCAGCCATCCACACACCAAACCCAGGAGGACAAGGAAGCCTCGGGAGAAAAGGGACCCAAGCAGCatcatcaggaggaggaggagtcccGCCCCTCCAGGGGACGGTTCAGAGCGGCCGTACGGATGTCAGATCTGCGGCAAACGTTTCAGGAGAGCGGAGACGCTGCGGCGCCACAACCGCGTCCACACGGGGGAGAAACCTCACTCCTGCGACGTGTGTGGCAAAATGTTCCGCGAGCCGTTCCACCTCACCAAGCATCTGACTGTGCACTCTGGCCAAAAGAACTACAAGTGCAACCTGTGCGGGAAGATGTTTGCGTACGCTCAGAGCCTGGTGAGACACGGCAAGTTACACAGAAAGGGGGAGATCGACAGCCAGGGGAGGAGAGTCAAAGGAGCTGCTGCCGCCGCCATCAGTCAGGTCACCAACTCGGGAAACTCTGACTACTTCTCATCCTGCTCTCAAGGAGAAAAGTCGCCAACATCCGGCACCCCCTCGCAGAGGCTGTACACCTGTACGGTGTGCTGGAAGTCATTCCGCCACTACTTCCACATGACGGCACATCAGCAGACCGTCCACGGCGGCATAATAGGACGAGAGAAGTCCTTTCGCTGTGACGTCTGTGGCAAAGCCTTCGCCTACTCCAACAGTTTAGTGCGGCACAAGCTCTCCCAGCACGGCATCGACCGCAGCGGCCAGCGCGTCAACCAGTCCCAACCTGCTGGATTCTCACCGCTCTTCTACGATGCAGGGTCAGGTTCCAGCTACACTGGGTCGTCTCATATGCAGCAGGGGGCCCTTGGTGGTCAACCACCACCGCTACcactgcagcaacaacagcagcagcagcagcagcagcagcagcaacaacaacaacaacaacagcaacagctgcaGCACCCTTTTCACTACCGCTCAAAAAACTACCAAAAGCGGCACGGACTGACAAGAAAGCACCGAAAGAAAAAAAGGCGCGTGGTGATCCACAGCATCATGAGGGACGGGAAGCTGGTGGGCTTCCCGCTGAGTAAAGACACGCGCAAGAAACTGAGCGTCCTGAAGAGAAAGAGGGGACGGCTGCAAGCACagatcaagaagaagaagctcctGGCTCAGCTGAGGATGAAGGGCGGCATGATGCGGGTGAGGTCGTGGAGCGGCGGGGCCGTCAAAGTATCTGGGCTCACCTCGCTGGACATCCAAATCAAGCGCTTCCCCTGCCCCATCTGCCCCAGCACCATGTACGCCAAACAGGGCTCTCTGCTGGTCCACCATGCCATCAGGCACCCGCCCAGGAAGTCGGGCCGCCACGCCCGACTCCGGTGCCAGGTTTGTGGGAGACGCACCAGCTCGCTGCACAAGGCCCTGAAACACCGGGGCCAGCACCTAAAACAAGCCGCATTCCAGTGCCACAGGTGCCGACACCGCTTCTGGAACTCCGGGCTCCTGGTCCGCCACATGTTCTCCTGCCGCGGCTCCAGCAGCGGGAGCTGGGAAATGATGACGATCAAGTCTCCGTCGTCGCACAGCCAGTCTGACAAGGAGCCGTCACCGCTGCGGCTGGCGGTCCCGGTTCTGGTCCAGCCGGGGAGATCAACCGTTCTGACAGAGTACAGTCAGTGA